The nucleotide window CGTAGATCATCGTCGCCGGACACCCGGTAGAATCCAGCGTCCACTGTATATACCACAGTCGGGGAACAGCCCCGGCGCTCTTCAATCAGGAGAACCGGGATGAAATCTATCTACCTCAATCGCAAGCAGGCCGCCCACTACGTTACAGAGATGTGGGGCGTGCCGTGTTCCTACAAATGGCTGGCCAAGCTCGTTGTCGTCGGCGGCGGCCCGAGGCATTGGAAATGGGGACGTGCCGTCCGTTATCGCGCTGACGCCCTGGATGCATGGGTGTTCGGTCGCATGACTGGCCCCTTCGCCTCCTCAAGCGAGGCTCATTTGCACCTTCGAGCTTTCTCTTATTTGAAGAGCGGCCAAGGCCTGCCATTCGAGGAGGCCTAAAAGATGCACGAGGAAAAATTTTCTGGGGAAAATCAATTAGTTGACACCATATGGGGGTCTGGTTTGTATTGGAGGGGCGAGGACGGCTC belongs to Rhodopseudomonas palustris and includes:
- a CDS encoding DNA-binding protein, giving the protein MKSIYLNRKQAAHYVTEMWGVPCSYKWLAKLVVVGGGPRHWKWGRAVRYRADALDAWVFGRMTGPFASSSEAHLHLRAFSYLKSGQGLPFEEA